Proteins encoded within one genomic window of Siniperca chuatsi isolate FFG_IHB_CAS linkage group LG4, ASM2008510v1, whole genome shotgun sequence:
- the hal gene encoding histidine ammonia-lyase isoform X2 translates to MPRFTIHIRDEWLAVPCRDTTNTIRWLGHEALKRYTKNKPDNGGITAVKDARFVVRRCQGSGLLDADDTIEDVLVDNDFVELAIEGDTMSPDFIPCEPGVSHLTAAYREPGEYISLDGNSLTSTDLVNLGRGLYKIKLTLEAESKVVQSRELLDTIVKENKVVYGITTGFGKFARTVIPVSKLKELQENLVRSHSAGVGNPLSPERTRMLLALRINVLAKGHSGISLETLHAMIQAFNASCLSFVPEKGTVGASGDLAPLSHLALGLMGEGRMWSPKSGWADAKYVLEAHGLKPISLKPKEGLALINGTQMITSLGAEAVERAQAIARQADIIAALTLEVLKGTTKAFDSDIHSLRPHPGQIEVAQRFRSLLDSDHHPSQIAESHRFCDRVQDAYTMRCCPQVHGVCNDTIQFVQNIINTEINSATDNPMVFAERGETISGGNFHGEYPAKALDFLAIAVHELASISERRIERLCNPSLSELPAFLVNEGGLNSGFMIAHCTAAALVSENKVLCHPSSVDSLSTSAATEDHVSMGGWAARKALRVVEHVEQVLAIELLAACQGIEFLRPLRTTTPLEKVYELVRSVVKPWIKDRFMSPDIEAVHRLLLDQKVWNVAKPYIDKYQTEYIPESRPVSPTAFSLESPASPRKRVRLE, encoded by the exons ATGCCTCGTTTTACTATCCACATCCGAGATGAGTGGCTGGCAGTGCCCTGCCGGGATACCACCAACACCATCCGGTGGCTCGGACATGAAGCTCTTAAACGTTACACGAAGAACAAACCAGACAACGGCGGCATCACGGCTGTAAAGGACGCTCGTTTTGTTGTGCGCAGGTGCCAGGGCTCGGGTTTGTTGGACGCAGATGACACCATCGAGGATGTACTGGTAGATAATGACTTCGTCGAGCTTG CTATTGAAGGCGACACCATGTCTCCTGACTTTATTCCGTGTGAGCCTGGAGTTTCTCATCT TACAGCAGCATACAGAGAACCTGGAGAA TATATTTCCTTGGATGGCAACAGCCTGACATCGACAGATCTGGTCAACTTAGGAAGGGGACTCTACAAGATAAAG CTGACTCTGGAGGCAGAAAGTAAAGTTGTGCAATCCAGAGAGCTTTTGGACACCATtgtcaaagaaaacaaag TTGTCTATGGAATCACAACAGGTTTTGGCAAATTTGCTCGAACAGTCATTCCTGTCAGCAAGCTCAA GGAGCTGCAGGAGAACTTGGTGCGGTCACACTCAGCAG GTGTGGGAAACCCGCTAAGTCCAGAAAGGACCCGCATGCTGCTCGCTCTGAGGATCAATGTTCTGGCCAAAGGGCACAGCGGAATTTCTCTGGAAACCCTTCATGCCATGATCCAAGCCTTCAACG CTTCCTGCCTCTCCTTTGTCCCAGAGAAGGGAACAGTGGGTGCTAGTGGAGACCTGGCACCCCTTTCTCACCTGGCTCTGGGGCTGATGGGAGAGGGTAGAATGTGGTCTCCCAAGAGCGGATGGGCAGATGCCAAATAT GTCCTGGAGGCCCATGGACTGAAGCCAATATCACTAAAGCCTAAAGAG GGTCTTGCTCTGATCAACGGGACCCAGATGATCACCTCTCTGGGGGCGGAGGCCGTGGAGCGAGCCCAGGCCATTGCTCGACAGGCAGACATCATTGCTGCTCTGACCCTGGAGGTGCTAAAGGGAACCACCAAGGCCTTTGACAGTG ACATCCATTCGCTGCGTCCCCACCCAGGACAGATAGAGGTGGCCCAACGCTTCCGCTCACTGCTGGACTCTGACCACCATCCATCACAAATTGCAG AGAGCCATCGGTTCTGTGACAGAGTCCAGGATGCCTACACCATGCGATGCTGTCCTCAG GTTCATGGAGTCTGCAATGACACAATACAATTTGTCCAGAACATCATCAATACAGAAATCAACAGTGCCACTGACAATCCT ATGGTATTTGCGGAAAGAGGTGAGACTATTTCAGGTGGGAATTTCCATGGTGAATACCCAGCtaag GCTCTGGACTTTTTAGCCATTGCAGTCCATGAGCTGGCCTCTATCAGTGAGAGGAGGATCGAAAGGCTGTGTAACCCCTCTTTGAGTGAGCTGCCTGCCTTCCTCGTAAACGAGGGAGGACTCAACTCAGGCTTCATGATTGCTCATTGCACTGCTGCTGCCTTGG TTTCAGAGAATAAAGTTTTGTGTCATCCATCTTCTGTGGACTCATTGTCCACCAGTGCTGCCACAGAGGACCATGTGTCCATGGGAGGCTGGGCTGCTAGGAAGGCCCTGAGGGTCGTGGAGCATGTGGAGCAAG TTCTTGCTATAGAGCTGTTGGCAGCCTGTCAAGGTATTGAGTTCCTCCGCCCACTTCGTACCACCACTCCATTGGAGAAGGTCTATGAACTTGTGCGCAGTGTGGTCAA ACCATGGATTAAAGACAGATTCATGTCACCAGACATTGAAGCTGTTCACCGTCTTCTACTTGACCAGAAG GTGTGGAATGTGGCCAAACCTTATATTGACAAGTATCAGACAGAGTACATCCCCGAGTCCCGTCCTGTCTCTCCTACTGCCTTCTCTCTGGAGTCTCCGGCATCCCCGAGGAAGCGTGTTCGTCTTGAATGA
- the LOC122874683 gene encoding ETS domain-containing protein Elk-3-like, which produces MDSAITLWQFLLQLLLDQSHKHLICWTSTDGEFKLLKSEEVAKLWGLRKNKTNMNYDKLSRALRYYYDKNIIKKVIGQKFVYKFVSFPEILKMDPQAVEMGLASGRIPLQEGEASELELEVEEEEEEEGEEEAQRRTLAALGVQQCRNDYLRSGLYSSFSISSLQNQPELLRALRERQEEPRSVIRFGANANERSSPPSAKAESYVSPRLSKLHSSSSPHTQPSQPGRSWSPAAEEEEEEEDSDQSAQPLNLSSGHRERALQPPEKRSSSGRSSSTSSSSNQGDGLPPKSKKPKALEISAPSLLLAGSDIGSIALNSPALPSGSLTPAFFTAQTPSGLLLAHSPLLSGIHFWSSLSPVAPLSPARLQGHSPLFQFPNLINGHMPVPLPNLEGTPSSLLLSPTTHKS; this is translated from the exons ATGGACAGTGCCATCACCTTGTGGcagttcctgctgcagctgctgctggaccaGAGTCACAAGCACCTGATATGTTGGACGTCCACAGACGGCGAGTTCAAGCTCCTGAAGTCAGAGGAAGTAGCCAAGCTGTGGGGGCTGCGCAAGAACAAGACCAACATGAACTACGACAAGCTGAGCAGAGCCCTGCGCTACTACTATGACAAG AACATCATCAAGAAGGTGATTGGCCAGAAGTTTGTCTATAAGTTTGTGTCCTTCCCTGAGATCCTGAAGATGGACCCCCAGGCAGTAGAGATGGGCCTGGCTTCTGGAAGGATTCCGCTCCAGGAAGGAGAGGCATctgagctggagctggaggtagaggaagaggaggaagaggaaggggaggaggaggctcAGAGGAGGACCCTGGCAGCCCTGGGGGTGCAGCAGTGTCGGAATGACTACCTCCGCTCAGGTCTCTATTCCTCCTTCAGCATCAGCTCCCTGCAGAACCAGCCTGAGCTGCTCCGTGCCCTGCGGGAGCGCCAGGAGGAGCCGCGCTCGGTCATCCGCTTTGGCGCCAATGCCAACGAAAGGAGCTCCCCTCCCTCTGCCAAGGCCGAGTCCTACGTCTCCCCCAGGCTATCCAAACTCCACTCGTCGTCCTCTCCCCACACCCAACCCTCCCAGCCCGGCCGAAGCTGGAGCCCTGCagccgaggaggaggaggaggaggaggactctgaCCAGAGCGCTCAGCCCCTCAACCTCTCCTCTGGGCACAGGGAGCGAGCCCTGCAGCCTCCCGAGAAGAGGAGCAGCAGTGGTAGAAGTAGCtctactagtagtagtagtaaccaAGGAGATGGACTCCcaccaaaaagcaaaaaaccCAAAGCTCTGGAGATCTCCGCCCCGTCCCTGCTGCTCGCAGGGAGCGACATCGGCTCCATCGCCCTCAACAGTCCAGCGCTGCCGTCTGGCTCCCTCACTCCTGCCTTCTTCACTGCACAG ACTCCCTCTGGTTTGCTGCTGGCTCACAGTCCGCTGTTGTCAGGCATCCACTTCTGGAGCAGCTTGAGCCCCGTCGCTCCACTCAGCCCCGCCCGGCTGCAGGGCCACAGCCCCCTCTTCCAG TTCCCCAACCTAATCAACGGACACATGCCTGTCCCCCTGCCAAACCTGGAAGGAAcaccctcctctctgctcctgtcCCCAACCACCCACAAATCCTGA
- the hal gene encoding histidine ammonia-lyase isoform X3, translating into MPRFTIHIRDEWLAVPCRDTTNTIRWLGHEALKRYTKNKPDNGGITAVKDARFVVRRCQGSGLLDADDTIEDVLVDNDFVELGNDHMDLKSIEGDTMSPDFIPCEPGVSHLTAAYREPGEYISLDGNSLTSTDLVNLGRGLYKIKLTLEAESKVVQSRELLDTIVKENKVVYGITTGFGKFARTVIPVSKLKELQENLVRSHSAGVGNPLSPERTRMLLALRINVLAKGHSGISLETLHAMIQAFNASCLSFVPEKGTVGASGDLAPLSHLALGLMGEGRMWSPKSGWADAKYVLEAHGLKPISLKPKEGLALINGTQMITSLGAEAVERAQAIARQADIIAALTLEVLKGTTKAFDSDIHSLRPHPGQIEVAQRFRSLLDSDHHPSQIAESHRFCDRVQDAYTMRCCPQVHGVCNDTIQFVQNIINTEINSATDNPMVFAERGETISGGNFHGEYPAKALDFLAIAVHELASISERRIERLCNPSLSELPAFLVNEGGLNSGFMIAHCTAAALVSENKVLCHPSSVDSLSTSAATEDHVSMGGWAARKALRVVEHVEQGVECGQTLY; encoded by the exons ATGCCTCGTTTTACTATCCACATCCGAGATGAGTGGCTGGCAGTGCCCTGCCGGGATACCACCAACACCATCCGGTGGCTCGGACATGAAGCTCTTAAACGTTACACGAAGAACAAACCAGACAACGGCGGCATCACGGCTGTAAAGGACGCTCGTTTTGTTGTGCGCAGGTGCCAGGGCTCGGGTTTGTTGGACGCAGATGACACCATCGAGGATGTACTGGTAGATAATGACTTCGTCGAGCTTGGTAATGACCATATGGATTTGAAAT CTATTGAAGGCGACACCATGTCTCCTGACTTTATTCCGTGTGAGCCTGGAGTTTCTCATCT TACAGCAGCATACAGAGAACCTGGAGAA TATATTTCCTTGGATGGCAACAGCCTGACATCGACAGATCTGGTCAACTTAGGAAGGGGACTCTACAAGATAAAG CTGACTCTGGAGGCAGAAAGTAAAGTTGTGCAATCCAGAGAGCTTTTGGACACCATtgtcaaagaaaacaaag TTGTCTATGGAATCACAACAGGTTTTGGCAAATTTGCTCGAACAGTCATTCCTGTCAGCAAGCTCAA GGAGCTGCAGGAGAACTTGGTGCGGTCACACTCAGCAG GTGTGGGAAACCCGCTAAGTCCAGAAAGGACCCGCATGCTGCTCGCTCTGAGGATCAATGTTCTGGCCAAAGGGCACAGCGGAATTTCTCTGGAAACCCTTCATGCCATGATCCAAGCCTTCAACG CTTCCTGCCTCTCCTTTGTCCCAGAGAAGGGAACAGTGGGTGCTAGTGGAGACCTGGCACCCCTTTCTCACCTGGCTCTGGGGCTGATGGGAGAGGGTAGAATGTGGTCTCCCAAGAGCGGATGGGCAGATGCCAAATAT GTCCTGGAGGCCCATGGACTGAAGCCAATATCACTAAAGCCTAAAGAG GGTCTTGCTCTGATCAACGGGACCCAGATGATCACCTCTCTGGGGGCGGAGGCCGTGGAGCGAGCCCAGGCCATTGCTCGACAGGCAGACATCATTGCTGCTCTGACCCTGGAGGTGCTAAAGGGAACCACCAAGGCCTTTGACAGTG ACATCCATTCGCTGCGTCCCCACCCAGGACAGATAGAGGTGGCCCAACGCTTCCGCTCACTGCTGGACTCTGACCACCATCCATCACAAATTGCAG AGAGCCATCGGTTCTGTGACAGAGTCCAGGATGCCTACACCATGCGATGCTGTCCTCAG GTTCATGGAGTCTGCAATGACACAATACAATTTGTCCAGAACATCATCAATACAGAAATCAACAGTGCCACTGACAATCCT ATGGTATTTGCGGAAAGAGGTGAGACTATTTCAGGTGGGAATTTCCATGGTGAATACCCAGCtaag GCTCTGGACTTTTTAGCCATTGCAGTCCATGAGCTGGCCTCTATCAGTGAGAGGAGGATCGAAAGGCTGTGTAACCCCTCTTTGAGTGAGCTGCCTGCCTTCCTCGTAAACGAGGGAGGACTCAACTCAGGCTTCATGATTGCTCATTGCACTGCTGCTGCCTTGG TTTCAGAGAATAAAGTTTTGTGTCATCCATCTTCTGTGGACTCATTGTCCACCAGTGCTGCCACAGAGGACCATGTGTCCATGGGAGGCTGGGCTGCTAGGAAGGCCCTGAGGGTCGTGGAGCATGTGGAGCAAG GTGTGGAATGTGGCCAAACCTTATATTGA
- the hal gene encoding histidine ammonia-lyase isoform X1: protein MPRFTIHIRDEWLAVPCRDTTNTIRWLGHEALKRYTKNKPDNGGITAVKDARFVVRRCQGSGLLDADDTIEDVLVDNDFVELGNDHMDLKSIEGDTMSPDFIPCEPGVSHLTAAYREPGEYISLDGNSLTSTDLVNLGRGLYKIKLTLEAESKVVQSRELLDTIVKENKVVYGITTGFGKFARTVIPVSKLKELQENLVRSHSAGVGNPLSPERTRMLLALRINVLAKGHSGISLETLHAMIQAFNASCLSFVPEKGTVGASGDLAPLSHLALGLMGEGRMWSPKSGWADAKYVLEAHGLKPISLKPKEGLALINGTQMITSLGAEAVERAQAIARQADIIAALTLEVLKGTTKAFDSDIHSLRPHPGQIEVAQRFRSLLDSDHHPSQIAESHRFCDRVQDAYTMRCCPQVHGVCNDTIQFVQNIINTEINSATDNPMVFAERGETISGGNFHGEYPAKALDFLAIAVHELASISERRIERLCNPSLSELPAFLVNEGGLNSGFMIAHCTAAALVSENKVLCHPSSVDSLSTSAATEDHVSMGGWAARKALRVVEHVEQVLAIELLAACQGIEFLRPLRTTTPLEKVYELVRSVVKPWIKDRFMSPDIEAVHRLLLDQKVWNVAKPYIDKYQTEYIPESRPVSPTAFSLESPASPRKRVRLE from the exons ATGCCTCGTTTTACTATCCACATCCGAGATGAGTGGCTGGCAGTGCCCTGCCGGGATACCACCAACACCATCCGGTGGCTCGGACATGAAGCTCTTAAACGTTACACGAAGAACAAACCAGACAACGGCGGCATCACGGCTGTAAAGGACGCTCGTTTTGTTGTGCGCAGGTGCCAGGGCTCGGGTTTGTTGGACGCAGATGACACCATCGAGGATGTACTGGTAGATAATGACTTCGTCGAGCTTGGTAATGACCATATGGATTTGAAAT CTATTGAAGGCGACACCATGTCTCCTGACTTTATTCCGTGTGAGCCTGGAGTTTCTCATCT TACAGCAGCATACAGAGAACCTGGAGAA TATATTTCCTTGGATGGCAACAGCCTGACATCGACAGATCTGGTCAACTTAGGAAGGGGACTCTACAAGATAAAG CTGACTCTGGAGGCAGAAAGTAAAGTTGTGCAATCCAGAGAGCTTTTGGACACCATtgtcaaagaaaacaaag TTGTCTATGGAATCACAACAGGTTTTGGCAAATTTGCTCGAACAGTCATTCCTGTCAGCAAGCTCAA GGAGCTGCAGGAGAACTTGGTGCGGTCACACTCAGCAG GTGTGGGAAACCCGCTAAGTCCAGAAAGGACCCGCATGCTGCTCGCTCTGAGGATCAATGTTCTGGCCAAAGGGCACAGCGGAATTTCTCTGGAAACCCTTCATGCCATGATCCAAGCCTTCAACG CTTCCTGCCTCTCCTTTGTCCCAGAGAAGGGAACAGTGGGTGCTAGTGGAGACCTGGCACCCCTTTCTCACCTGGCTCTGGGGCTGATGGGAGAGGGTAGAATGTGGTCTCCCAAGAGCGGATGGGCAGATGCCAAATAT GTCCTGGAGGCCCATGGACTGAAGCCAATATCACTAAAGCCTAAAGAG GGTCTTGCTCTGATCAACGGGACCCAGATGATCACCTCTCTGGGGGCGGAGGCCGTGGAGCGAGCCCAGGCCATTGCTCGACAGGCAGACATCATTGCTGCTCTGACCCTGGAGGTGCTAAAGGGAACCACCAAGGCCTTTGACAGTG ACATCCATTCGCTGCGTCCCCACCCAGGACAGATAGAGGTGGCCCAACGCTTCCGCTCACTGCTGGACTCTGACCACCATCCATCACAAATTGCAG AGAGCCATCGGTTCTGTGACAGAGTCCAGGATGCCTACACCATGCGATGCTGTCCTCAG GTTCATGGAGTCTGCAATGACACAATACAATTTGTCCAGAACATCATCAATACAGAAATCAACAGTGCCACTGACAATCCT ATGGTATTTGCGGAAAGAGGTGAGACTATTTCAGGTGGGAATTTCCATGGTGAATACCCAGCtaag GCTCTGGACTTTTTAGCCATTGCAGTCCATGAGCTGGCCTCTATCAGTGAGAGGAGGATCGAAAGGCTGTGTAACCCCTCTTTGAGTGAGCTGCCTGCCTTCCTCGTAAACGAGGGAGGACTCAACTCAGGCTTCATGATTGCTCATTGCACTGCTGCTGCCTTGG TTTCAGAGAATAAAGTTTTGTGTCATCCATCTTCTGTGGACTCATTGTCCACCAGTGCTGCCACAGAGGACCATGTGTCCATGGGAGGCTGGGCTGCTAGGAAGGCCCTGAGGGTCGTGGAGCATGTGGAGCAAG TTCTTGCTATAGAGCTGTTGGCAGCCTGTCAAGGTATTGAGTTCCTCCGCCCACTTCGTACCACCACTCCATTGGAGAAGGTCTATGAACTTGTGCGCAGTGTGGTCAA ACCATGGATTAAAGACAGATTCATGTCACCAGACATTGAAGCTGTTCACCGTCTTCTACTTGACCAGAAG GTGTGGAATGTGGCCAAACCTTATATTGACAAGTATCAGACAGAGTACATCCCCGAGTCCCGTCCTGTCTCTCCTACTGCCTTCTCTCTGGAGTCTCCGGCATCCCCGAGGAAGCGTGTTCGTCTTGAATGA